One genomic segment of Penaeus chinensis breed Huanghai No. 1 chromosome 24, ASM1920278v2, whole genome shotgun sequence includes these proteins:
- the LOC125038220 gene encoding uncharacterized protein LOC125038220 encodes MVSLEDTPHTLKWRSEDNASLTLRGPGLPWVGEKMNAPSATWHEIVTTGPGYCVFAPSLRADKSCGPEQYLEVETESPASWELNCDNSSCGCYTQRLISLRLPLGETNSLSWWPGTATGLRIVAPGLWKMLQLDESARHRWHDLTIQPEYNGTSCSFASTSLGKTLACNLEVTSLSTIYIQGSNANGWTPSHWSFGCTDVPQVCLETTKDHTSPTNSHQRRKG; translated from the exons ATGGTGTCCTTGGAAGATACTCCACACACACTTAAGTGGCGGTCTGAAGACAATGCTTCGTTGACACTCAGAGGCCCGGGGCTGCCGTGGGTCGGGGAAAAAATGAACGCGCCCTCTGCAACCTGGCACGAAATCGTCACAACAG GACCAGGGTACTGCGTCTTTGCCCCATCACTCCGAGCCGACAAGAGCTGTGGTCCTGAGCAATACCTCGAAGTGGAGACAGAGagtccagcatcttgggagttgAACTGTGACAATTCCTCGTGTG GCTGTTACACACAGCGACTGATCTCGCTGCGTTTGCCCCTGGGAGAAACCAACAGCTTGTCCTGGTGGCCTGGCACAGCCACGGGCCTGCGAATAGTTGCACCTGGACTGTGGAAGATGCTTCAGCTTGATGAATCGGCCAGACACCGTTGGCATGATCTTACTATCCAGCCTGAATATAATG GCACTTCGTGCAGTTTTGCCAGCACCAGTCTTGGAAAGACCCTCGCCTGCAACCTTGAGGTTACATCTTTATCAACCATATATATTCAGGGTAGCAATGCCAACGGCTGGACGCCAAGCCACTGGTCCTTCGGTTGCACGGACGTTCCACAGG TGTGCTTGGAAACGACGAAGGATCACACTTCACCCACCAACTCACATCAACGACGAAAAGGATGA